From the Natrarchaeobaculum aegyptiacum genome, one window contains:
- a CDS encoding SWIM zinc finger family protein — MNTHASPKAPLPVPTSEHLAERSRRARTEPMSVLPLGDGLYEVESASDHTYLVDLESGRCTCPDHVFRDVRCKHIRRVAIEITEGRTPPPGTLAIECHDCGDPVFVDEDEPEPIYCSNHEIRPGDTVVDRETGDRLTVVDVSDLRADAVTIREADCTVAEYGTNDRYEPDVPVVGAIYPHASVKVNGVVPRELTVYTFPRTRLENAD; from the coding sequence ATGAACACACACGCGTCACCGAAAGCCCCACTGCCAGTTCCGACGTCAGAGCATCTCGCCGAGCGCTCGCGCCGTGCCCGGACGGAGCCGATGTCCGTGCTCCCGCTGGGCGACGGTCTCTACGAGGTCGAGTCCGCGAGCGATCACACCTACCTGGTCGACCTCGAGAGCGGCCGCTGTACCTGCCCGGACCACGTCTTCCGCGACGTCCGGTGTAAGCACATCCGTCGGGTCGCTATCGAAATCACCGAGGGACGGACGCCTCCGCCGGGAACGCTCGCGATCGAGTGTCACGACTGCGGGGATCCGGTGTTCGTCGACGAAGACGAACCGGAGCCGATCTACTGTTCGAATCACGAGATCCGACCCGGAGACACTGTCGTCGACCGCGAGACTGGCGACCGGCTCACCGTCGTCGACGTCTCGGACCTCCGGGCGGACGCCGTCACCATCCGCGAGGCAGACTGTACCGTCGCGGAGTACGGCACCAACGACCGCTACGAGCCCGACGTTCCGGTCGTCGGCGCGATCTACCCGCACGCGAGCGTCAAGGTAAACGGCGTCGTCCCTCGAGAACTCACGGTCTACACGTTCCCACGGACTCGCCTCGAGAACGCCGACTGA
- a CDS encoding acyl-CoA dehydrogenase family protein gives MAEGIDYGALEEGKYVNYWSLDRTLQRAVRRAYGPEEFDWAESRLEAFGELVGHTVAENADVVDDHGPELEPYDRHGGVQNFVRYPPEQLENDELVYEAGIVADAFEAPPGRDEPMPHTHFLAMLHLLSYADAGFGCPVAMTAGSALVLEKFGDDRLEPYYEGLVSREYDDLIEGAMFLTEEQGGSDVGANETVAEYDPDYGWRLTGEKWFCSNIDAEGTLALARTPDAPAGTDGLSMFLVPHGDPDEGVFTKGDRQAFDGAPPGEAVNDQLYRRLKDKLGTIAVPTGEVEFDDTPALLVGEEENGFRQMVEMLNLERLANAAASCGIMGRALLESKVHAANREAFGQTIDQFPLMRSDLVEMAVDYEAATAFVLETGRLFAERERTERDASGYAEDSDPDELEDTYRLLRLLIPIAKLRTGRMAVDTASYAMEIQGGNGYVNDFVTHRLLRDAQVLPIWEGTENVLSLDVLRALEREAAHEPFAQVVTDRLETVTHPALAEAASIVESEFHDLTAAMATLAEEGPEYAQFSAKHLAHYVFEVFTAALLLAEAQRELEDGTGRLALVARQFVANELESRDARGITSGDRLPLEAFDAIVRYESVDEEGTLEILSSA, from the coding sequence ATGGCCGAGGGAATCGACTACGGTGCACTCGAGGAGGGGAAGTACGTCAACTACTGGAGCCTCGACCGAACGCTCCAGCGTGCGGTCCGTCGAGCCTACGGGCCCGAGGAGTTCGACTGGGCCGAGTCACGACTCGAGGCGTTCGGCGAACTGGTGGGCCACACGGTCGCCGAAAACGCAGACGTCGTCGACGACCACGGCCCCGAACTCGAGCCCTACGACCGCCACGGCGGGGTCCAGAATTTCGTCCGGTATCCGCCCGAACAGCTCGAGAACGACGAACTGGTCTACGAGGCAGGCATCGTCGCCGACGCGTTCGAGGCCCCGCCGGGCCGGGACGAGCCCATGCCCCACACGCACTTCCTCGCAATGCTCCACCTGTTGAGCTACGCCGACGCCGGCTTCGGCTGTCCGGTCGCGATGACCGCCGGTTCGGCGCTCGTCCTCGAGAAGTTCGGCGACGACCGACTCGAGCCCTATTACGAGGGACTCGTGAGCCGGGAGTACGACGACCTGATCGAGGGGGCGATGTTCCTGACCGAAGAACAGGGCGGCAGCGACGTCGGGGCCAACGAGACTGTCGCCGAGTACGACCCCGACTACGGCTGGCGACTCACCGGCGAGAAGTGGTTCTGCTCGAACATCGACGCCGAGGGGACGCTCGCGCTCGCCCGGACGCCCGACGCGCCGGCGGGCACCGACGGCCTCTCGATGTTTCTGGTCCCCCACGGCGACCCCGACGAGGGTGTCTTCACGAAAGGTGATCGGCAAGCGTTCGACGGTGCACCGCCGGGCGAGGCGGTAAACGACCAGCTGTACCGCCGGCTGAAGGACAAACTCGGGACCATCGCCGTTCCGACGGGTGAGGTCGAGTTCGACGACACGCCCGCGCTCCTCGTCGGCGAGGAAGAAAACGGCTTCAGGCAGATGGTCGAGATGCTCAACCTCGAGCGACTGGCCAACGCCGCCGCCTCCTGTGGAATCATGGGCCGGGCGCTGCTCGAGAGCAAGGTTCACGCCGCGAATCGCGAGGCGTTCGGTCAGACGATCGACCAGTTCCCGCTGATGCGGTCGGATCTGGTCGAGATGGCCGTCGACTACGAGGCTGCGACGGCGTTCGTCCTCGAGACCGGGCGGCTGTTCGCAGAGCGCGAGCGCACAGAGCGGGATGCGAGTGGCTACGCCGAGGACTCCGATCCGGACGAGCTCGAGGACACCTACCGCCTGCTCCGCCTGTTGATCCCCATCGCCAAGCTCAGGACGGGCCGGATGGCCGTCGACACCGCCTCGTACGCGATGGAGATCCAGGGCGGCAACGGCTACGTGAACGACTTCGTCACCCACCGGCTCCTGCGAGACGCCCAGGTGTTGCCAATCTGGGAGGGGACGGAGAACGTCCTCTCGCTCGACGTCCTCCGGGCGCTCGAGCGCGAGGCCGCCCACGAGCCGTTCGCGCAGGTCGTCACCGACCGACTCGAGACGGTCACCCATCCGGCGCTCGCGGAGGCGGCGTCGATCGTCGAATCGGAGTTCCACGACCTCACGGCTGCGATGGCCACGCTCGCCGAGGAGGGGCCCGAGTACGCCCAGTTTTCGGCCAAGCACCTCGCCCACTACGTCTTCGAGGTGTTCACGGCCGCGCTGTTGCTCGCAGAGGCCCAGCGCGAACTCGAGGACGGAACCGGCAGGCTGGCACTGGTCGCCCGGCAGTTCGTCGCGAACGAACTCGAGTCGCGGGATGCCCGGGGAATCACCAGCGGCGATCGATTGCCGCTCGAGGCCTTCGACGCGATCGTTCGGTACGAGTCGGTCGACGAGGAGGGAACGCTCGAAATCCTCTCGTCGGCGTAA